A window of the Flavobacterium sangjuense genome harbors these coding sequences:
- a CDS encoding cell division ATP-binding protein FtsE, which translates to MSETVLSLKNVTIYQENKVILSQINLDVKQGEFLYIIGKTGTGKSSFMKTLYGDLPLTVGSGYIVGYDLLNLKEDEIPFLRRKIGIVFQDFQLLPDRSVNENMLFVLKATGWTDKTEMQVKIDDVLQRVGMIGLTNKMPHQLSGGEQQRVAIARALLNDPELILADEPTGNLDPQTSAEVLGVLKKINDNGKTVIMATHDYAVIMKFPAKTLKCEDSTIFEVVQKTV; encoded by the coding sequence ATGTCAGAAACTGTTTTATCTCTAAAAAATGTAACGATTTACCAAGAAAACAAAGTGATTTTGTCACAAATAAATCTTGATGTTAAACAAGGTGAATTCCTTTATATCATTGGTAAAACAGGAACCGGAAAAAGTAGTTTTATGAAAACACTATACGGTGATTTGCCTTTAACTGTTGGTTCCGGATACATTGTTGGCTATGATTTATTGAATCTGAAAGAAGATGAGATTCCGTTTTTGAGAAGAAAAATTGGGATTGTTTTTCAGGATTTTCAATTGTTACCGGACAGAAGCGTAAACGAAAACATGCTGTTTGTTTTGAAAGCAACCGGCTGGACCGACAAAACTGAAATGCAGGTCAAAATTGACGATGTGTTGCAACGCGTTGGCATGATTGGTTTGACTAACAAAATGCCACACCAACTTTCGGGCGGAGAACAACAAAGAGTGGCGATTGCCCGTGCTTTATTGAATGATCCGGAATTAATTTTGGCTGACGAACCAACCGGAAATCTTGACCCTCAAACGAGTGCTGAAGTTTTAGGCGTTTTGAAAAAAATCAATGATAACGGAAAAACAGTTATCATGGCAACCCACGATTATGCTGTGATTATGAAATTCCCGGCCAAAACATTGAAATGCGAAGACAGCACTATTTTTGAAGTTGTTCAGAAGACGGTTTAA
- a CDS encoding glycosyltransferase family 2 protein, whose product MPYFSIVIPVYNKEKFVAKTLESVLSQTFADFEIIIINDGSTDQSEAKISAFNDNRIQYFTKKNEGIAVTRNFGIEKATADYICFLDADDFWYSNFLETMHHFISKLPEQKVFASAIEIETKSKLIKAHYSIPNKSDYEIVNFFDASQKECVLWISSVCIHKSIFDKVGAFDTKIKNGEDTELWIRIGLEFPVVFIRKILARYVYDDKSISRNSDYFFESYTFEKYAAEEKKNSRLKKYMDLNRFSAVIKCNLNGDKKTSQEIYAKIDLKNLNSKKRLLLQFPPIILRMLLKFKVFLANIGLGNSVFR is encoded by the coding sequence ATGCCTTATTTTTCGATAGTCATACCAGTTTATAACAAAGAAAAGTTTGTTGCCAAAACATTAGAAAGCGTTTTGAGCCAGACTTTTGCCGATTTCGAAATTATTATTATAAATGACGGTTCAACCGACCAAAGTGAAGCCAAAATTTCAGCATTTAACGACAACCGAATTCAGTACTTTACCAAAAAAAATGAAGGCATAGCTGTGACAAGAAACTTCGGAATTGAAAAAGCAACAGCAGATTACATTTGCTTTCTTGATGCTGATGACTTTTGGTATTCCAACTTTTTGGAAACCATGCATCATTTTATTTCAAAACTTCCTGAGCAAAAAGTCTTTGCTTCGGCTATAGAAATTGAAACTAAAAGCAAACTCATTAAAGCGCATTATTCCATTCCGAATAAATCTGATTATGAAATCGTGAATTTCTTTGATGCGAGCCAAAAGGAATGTGTGCTGTGGATATCGAGTGTTTGCATTCACAAGAGTATTTTTGACAAAGTTGGTGCCTTTGACACTAAAATAAAAAATGGCGAAGACACCGAATTGTGGATTAGAATTGGATTAGAATTTCCAGTCGTTTTTATTCGCAAAATACTGGCACGCTATGTTTATGATGATAAAAGCATTTCCCGAAATTCGGATTACTTTTTTGAATCTTATACTTTCGAAAAATATGCTGCAGAAGAAAAGAAGAATTCCAGGTTGAAAAAGTACATGGACTTAAATCGATTTTCAGCTGTGATAAAATGCAATCTCAATGGCGATAAGAAAACATCACAAGAAATTTATGCTAAAATTGATTTGAAAAACCTGAATAGTAAGAAACGGCTATTACTTCAATTCCCGCCAATTATTTTAAGAATGCTGCTAAAATTTAAAGTGTTTTTAGCCAATATTGGTTTAGGAAATTCCGTTTTTAGATAA
- a CDS encoding 2OG-Fe(II) oxygenase, with amino-acid sequence MNRIELATLIFDRLVSEKERLKTEFRNSDSNIGFFFLDDLLPNDIALQIHAVFPKPEQMVLKKSLREDKYVAAQMNLYDPLLEEIIYAFQDERVVKVVGEICDIQNPIPDEHLYAGGISMMGKKQFLNPHLDNSHDKDRNLWRVLNLLYYVTPNWEESNGGNLELWPNGLKQKQITVHSKFNRLAVMETHNDALHSVSPVVFDGYRRCVSNYYFAVSPLQDSDRFHVTSFRGRPENKFSDLVLQLDTFLRMTVRKIFKKGIKENPHVYKKDKP; translated from the coding sequence ATGAACCGAATAGAATTAGCAACGCTGATTTTTGACAGACTTGTTTCCGAAAAGGAACGGCTCAAGACTGAATTTCGCAATTCAGATTCAAATATTGGTTTTTTTTTTCTTGATGATTTGTTGCCCAATGATATTGCGTTACAAATTCACGCTGTTTTTCCCAAACCGGAACAAATGGTTTTGAAGAAAAGCTTGCGTGAAGATAAATATGTTGCGGCTCAGATGAATTTGTATGATCCTTTGTTAGAGGAAATAATTTATGCTTTTCAGGACGAAAGAGTAGTGAAGGTTGTTGGTGAAATTTGCGATATACAAAATCCAATTCCGGATGAACATTTATATGCCGGCGGTATTTCGATGATGGGGAAAAAACAGTTTCTGAATCCGCATTTAGACAATTCACATGATAAAGACCGCAATTTATGGCGCGTGTTGAATTTGTTGTATTATGTTACGCCAAATTGGGAGGAATCCAATGGCGGAAATTTGGAACTTTGGCCAAATGGCTTGAAACAAAAACAAATCACGGTTCATAGTAAATTCAATCGATTGGCTGTGATGGAAACGCATAATGATGCATTGCATTCGGTTTCTCCGGTTGTTTTTGATGGCTATCGTCGTTGTGTTTCTAATTATTACTTTGCAGTATCTCCGTTGCAGGATTCGGATCGATTTCATGTAACTTCATTTCGTGGTCGTCCTGAAAATAAATTCTCCGATTTAGTTTTACAATTAGATACTTTTCTGCGAATGACAGTGCGGAAAATTTTCAAAAAAGGAATCAAAGAAAATCCACATGTTTACAAAAAAGATAAGCCCTGA
- a CDS encoding glycosyltransferase family 2 protein, whose product MISILIPTYNYNTLPLVEELHRQAVSESIEFEIIVADDASPINENTEINSKINQLSNCRFERHKTNLGRGQNRNSLVQKAKYDWVLLMDCDTIPKEKDFIKTYIESLKNNKERAIFGGIIYYNEKPKPDEMLRWVFGKSREETPLSRRLSNPFHYTLISNILVQKEVLLSHPFDNEIFNYGYEDIVFILGLKREQIAIGHIENPAYHLNLEKSAIFLEKFHSSLENLKLVLDKNIIHPEDTTLTKTYIKLKRLHLVKIAAFGFGIFKSLYTKNLLSKNPSLFIFDVYRLGYFCQINSR is encoded by the coding sequence ATGATTTCAATTCTAATTCCGACCTACAATTATAACACTTTGCCATTGGTAGAAGAATTGCATCGTCAGGCAGTTTCGGAAAGCATTGAATTTGAAATTATTGTGGCAGATGATGCATCGCCAATTAACGAAAACACCGAAATCAATTCGAAAATAAATCAGCTTTCAAATTGCCGATTTGAGCGACATAAAACCAATCTCGGTCGTGGCCAAAACAGAAATTCTTTGGTTCAAAAAGCGAAATATGATTGGGTTCTATTGATGGATTGCGACACTATCCCAAAAGAAAAAGACTTTATCAAAACGTATATTGAAAGCTTAAAAAACAACAAAGAAAGAGCCATTTTTGGTGGAATTATTTATTACAATGAAAAGCCAAAACCTGATGAAATGCTGCGTTGGGTTTTTGGGAAAAGCAGAGAAGAAACTCCTTTATCTAGAAGACTTTCCAATCCTTTTCATTATACTTTGATTTCAAATATTTTGGTTCAAAAAGAAGTACTGCTTTCGCATCCTTTTGACAATGAGATTTTTAATTATGGTTATGAAGACATTGTTTTTATTTTGGGTTTAAAAAGAGAACAAATTGCCATTGGTCATATCGAAAATCCAGCCTATCATTTAAATTTGGAGAAATCTGCGATTTTCCTGGAAAAGTTCCACAGCTCATTGGAAAATTTAAAACTTGTTCTGGACAAAAACATCATTCATCCTGAAGACACAACTCTGACCAAAACATATATCAAGTTAAAACGGTTGCATTTAGTAAAAATTGCTGCTTTTGGATTTGGAATTTTTAAAAGCCTTTATACCAAAAATTTACTTTCTAAAAATCCTTCGCTATTTATATTTGATGTGTATCGATTGGGTTATTTTTGTCAAATAAATTCTCGCTGA
- a CDS encoding glycosyltransferase family protein — protein sequence MKSFLLKYKYHFLIVVVGLCCLELLNFPLQLDKQTLIYPDCSNYLESAQKMYLKFTGHYYRPMLMAFITGIPYLFGSSDAGIFEWSFVVNVFCWLGTSIILFEVLRNFVKEKVAFWFAILPFFIFGNIILNYHLLTENIFVFFTALAFYLLFQYYKTSKFWYLSLSLSLVLSSMLIKPGAKFFGIVMLLFFIREILKNYKHKSMIFLYGSLAMITIQVVGMKVQYGDFTISYIDGVTYHNYICSKAECFKNGKEYNQIDNPRAEYLFGLDFTDQKKVALEDLKHQIRTNFPNFIKAYFSDVIENSKSGNACIQDLKNYDNKADFPFWKQLIFDITKWQNRIFTLLAVLLSALFLYTNFRKERIYFFVAFFIAYIIVLSGISCGQGDRFHLVAFPFVILLLGKYLSETKQFKPSSEQLQK from the coding sequence ATGAAGTCTTTTTTGCTAAAATATAAATACCATTTTCTTATCGTTGTTGTGGGTTTGTGTTGTTTGGAACTATTGAATTTCCCGTTGCAATTAGACAAGCAAACACTGATTTATCCTGATTGCTCCAACTATCTGGAGTCAGCTCAAAAAATGTATCTGAAATTTACCGGTCATTATTACCGTCCGATGTTAATGGCATTTATCACTGGAATTCCCTATTTGTTTGGCAGTTCTGATGCCGGTATTTTTGAATGGAGCTTTGTTGTAAATGTCTTTTGTTGGTTGGGAACATCGATTATTTTATTTGAAGTTCTCAGGAATTTTGTCAAAGAAAAAGTGGCTTTTTGGTTTGCGATACTTCCTTTTTTTATTTTTGGAAATATCATTTTGAATTACCATTTACTGACTGAAAATATCTTTGTTTTCTTTACGGCGCTTGCTTTCTATTTATTGTTCCAATATTATAAAACAAGTAAGTTTTGGTATTTGTCATTGTCGTTATCGCTTGTGTTATCAAGCATGCTGATAAAACCCGGCGCTAAGTTTTTTGGGATTGTTATGCTGTTGTTTTTTATCAGAGAAATTCTGAAAAATTACAAGCATAAAAGCATGATTTTCCTTTATGGAAGTTTGGCAATGATAACGATTCAGGTTGTTGGGATGAAGGTGCAATACGGCGATTTTACCATTAGTTATATTGATGGCGTGACGTATCACAATTACATTTGCAGCAAAGCCGAATGTTTTAAAAACGGAAAGGAATACAATCAAATTGACAACCCAAGAGCAGAATATTTATTTGGTTTGGATTTTACAGACCAGAAGAAAGTCGCCTTAGAAGATTTAAAACATCAAATCAGAACTAATTTCCCCAACTTTATAAAAGCTTATTTTTCAGATGTAATCGAGAATTCCAAATCAGGAAATGCCTGTATTCAGGATTTAAAGAATTATGATAATAAGGCAGATTTCCCTTTTTGGAAACAACTCATTTTTGATATCACAAAATGGCAAAACAGAATTTTTACTTTATTGGCTGTTTTGTTGTCGGCTTTGTTTTTATATACCAATTTCAGAAAGGAAAGAATATACTTTTTTGTTGCCTTTTTTATAGCATACATCATAGTATTATCGGGAATATCGTGCGGTCAGGGCGATAGATTTCACCTTGTGGCTTTTCCTTTTGTAATATTGCTTTTGGGTAAATATTTATCGGAAACCAAACAATTTAAACCGTCTTCTGAACAACTTCAAAAATAG
- a CDS encoding sugar 3,4-ketoisomerase, translating to METIIRSIMTTIHDAITLDIAKVHDTRGNLSVLEGNAVPFELKRVYYLYDIPSGARRGGHSHKNQQEFLVALSGSFDVVLNDGNEQKTVTLNKPNVGLLIVNGIWRELQNFSSGSVCLVLASDIFEEEDYIRDFEEFKLSKNGIS from the coding sequence ATGGAAACAATTATTAGAAGCATAATGACAACAATTCACGACGCCATAACTCTTGATATTGCCAAAGTTCACGATACACGTGGCAATCTTTCTGTACTTGAAGGAAATGCGGTTCCATTTGAACTGAAGCGCGTTTATTATTTATACGATATTCCGAGTGGTGCAAGACGTGGTGGACATTCGCATAAAAATCAGCAGGAATTTTTAGTGGCTTTGAGCGGTAGTTTTGATGTGGTTTTGAATGATGGCAACGAACAAAAAACGGTTACGCTCAACAAACCTAACGTTGGCTTACTAATCGTAAACGGCATTTGGCGTGAGTTGCAGAACTTTTCTTCGGGTTCAGTTTGTTTGGTTCTAGCTTCGGATATTTTTGAAGAGGAAGATTATATCCGTGATTTTGAAGAATTCAAATTATCTAAAAACGGAATTTCCTAA